The genomic region TCCCCGCGATGGATGGCCTGGAGGTGGCCCGCCGCATCCGAAGCTCTTCCCCGGTCCCGATCATCATGCTCACCGCCCGGTCCACGGAAGAGGACCGCGTGGTGGGACTGGAACTGGGGGCGGATGATTACGTGGTGAAGCCATTCAGCGCCCGTGAGCTCGAGGCACGGGTGCGGGCCGTGTTCCGCCGCGCCGAGTCCGGCCCCGCGGAGCCGCGGGTGGCCGAGGCGGACGGGATCCGACTCGACCTCGAGCGACGGGAGGCGTGGGTGGACGGGAGACCGGTGGAGCTGACGGCGCTCGAGTTCGATCTCCTCGCGTTCCTCGTCCAACACCCCGGCCGCGCGTTCACGCGCCTGGAACTGCTGGAGGCGGTACGGGGATCCTCGTTCGCCTCGTTCGAACGCGCGATCGACTCCCACATCAAGCGCCTGCGGAAGAAGATCGAACCCGTGCCCGAGGCCCCGACCCGGATCGTGACCGTGTACGGGGTGGGGTACAAGCTTGCGGCGGAGGGACCGCGTGAGCCTGGTTAGGAAGCTCTCGTTTCAGACGAAGCTCGTGATCGTGCTCCTCGGGGTGGTCCTCCTCGTGACCACGCTCGGCCTCACCCTCGTGCGGATCTCCGTCAACCGGGCGTTCTCCGACCTCTCCCAGCGCGAGGGGCGGGCCTACGATCAGTGGGTGCGAACGCTCATCACCCGCTACCCTGGGCATCGGGACGACCTCGCTGGGATCGGGCGGTTCCTCGAGGGAAGCCCCCGCGCCCCGGGCTTCCTCCTCGTGAGCCCCGAGGGACAGGTCGTCCTCGCCCAGGACCCCTCCCTCGTGGGGCAGGTCCTCCCCCCCGCCGAAGTGGCGCGGGGAACCCCGATCGAGCTGCCTGACGGGAGCCAGTGGACCATCGTTCCCGTTGAGGAGAGCCCGCCCCCTCCCCTCCACGAGGCGTTCCTCCAGACGGTGAATCGCTCGCTGTGGATCGCCACGGGGGTGGTGGCGGTCGTCGCCCTCATCCTCGCCCTGCTCCTCATTCGCCACCTCACTGGCCCCCTGCGCAACCTGGCGGCCGCAGCCCACCGCATCGCCGCGGGCGACCTCACCGCCCGGGTGGAGGAGACAGGGGAGGACGAGCTGGGGAAGCTCGCCCAGTCGTTCAACGCGATGGCGGAGAGCCTGGAGGAGGCGGAGCGCTCCAAGCGGCAGATGATCGCCGATGTCGCCCACGAACTGCGGACCCCGATCACCGTCCTCCGCGCCGCGGTGGAGGGGTTCGAGGACGGGGTCCTCGAGCCAACCCCGGAGAACCTGTCCGCCCTCAAGGACAAGGTCCACCTCACGGCGCGGCTCATCGAGGACCTCCAGCAGCTCGCCCTGGCGGATATGGGGCGCCTGTCGCTCCGCCAGGAACCGTTCCCGCTCGAGCCGGTCATCGCGGACATCGCGGCGATGATCGGGCCCCAGCTCGAGGATGGGGGGATCCAGCTTGCCCTCGATCTTCCCCCCGACCTCCCCCCCGCGGCTGGCGACCGCCAGCGGATCCAACAGGTCCTCCTCAACCTGATGGCGAACGCCCTCCGCCACACCCCCGCCGGGGGGGAGATCCTTGTCACCGCCCGCGCGGACGGGTCCGAGATCGAGGTGAGCGTGTGCGACACCGGGCCTGGGATCAGCCCCGAAGACGCGGCACACCTCTTCGCGCGGTTTTACCGGGGGCGGGAGGAGCGCGCGGCCGGGACGGGGACGGGCCTGGGCCTGTCGGTGGCGAAGGCGATTGTGGAGGCCCACGGGGGGAGGATCTGGGCCGAGAACCGCCCCACCGGCGGGGCCTGCTTCCACTTCACCCTCCCCCGCGCCCTCACACCGTAATCGTCCATGAGTTGACGCGACGGCTTCTTCCGTTATAATGCGAATCATAATCATGAGCAGGCGGGAGCGGACCCCGAAACAGCACGTGATCCTGGAGGCCATCCAGGGGCGCACCGACCACCCCACCGCGGAGGAGCTGTATCGGGAACTCAACGAGCACGGCCATGCGATCAGCCTGGCCACCGTGTACAGGAACCTGCGCGCCCTGACCCAGGAGGGAAAGGTGCGCGAGCTCCACGGAGCTGGCCCGGATCGGTTCGACCCCACTGTCTCCCCCCATTACCACTTCCGCTGCCACCGCTGCGGCCGGATCTACGACCTCGATCTCCCCTACCGCAGGGAACTGGACAGCCTGAACTTGGGCCTGGGATTCAAGGTGCTGGGACACCAGCTCATCTTCCTGGGCCTGTGTCAAAACTGCCAAGGAGAAAAGGAGGAACCATGGCAAAAGTAGCGCGGGAGATGGTAGAAAGGGCAGGAGTGGATGTGGAACAACTCCTGGAGCTTTTGGTGAACAACGCTGCTGCGGAACTCACCACCTATTACTACTACACCATCCTCAGGGCCAACCTCATCGGCCTGGAGGGAGAAACGATAAAGGAGATCGCTGAGGTAGCGAGGATCGAAGACAGGAACCACTTCGAGGCCTTGGTCCCCCGGATCTACGAACTGGGCGGGGAGCTCCCCGATGACATGGTGCAGTTCCACAATCTTTCCGCGTGCCGGCCCGCCCACCTTCCGGAGAACCCCCGAGATGTGAAGGGGATCCTGACGGTGCTGGTGGAGGCGGAGCGGTGCGCCGTGCGAGGCTACACCCAAATCTGCAACATGACCGCCGGCAAAGACCACAGGACCTACGACCTTGCCCTTTCCATCTTGCATGAGGAGATCGAGCATGAGTCGTGGTTCTCTGAGTTTCTGGGGGAGGGTCCGTCCGGGCACTTCATGCGCCGGGGGGAAACCTCTCCCTTCGTCTCCAAGTTCCTCAAGTAGAGGGTGCGGCGGGGCTACACCGGTGAAGAACTCACCCAGTTGTAACCGAGACCAGTGCCCGTCCCCTGCACGGGACGGAGTTTCTGAAAATCAGGAGGGGTAAAGAATGCGTAAAATGACGGAACAGAACCTGAGGGACGCGTTCGCCGGGGAATCCCAGGCCCACATGCGCTACCTCATCTTCGCCGACGTGGCCGAACGGGAAGGAAAGCCCAACATCGCCCGCCTGTTCCGGGCGATCGCCTACGCGGAACAGGTCCACGCCCAAAACCACTACCGCGAGCTCGGGATGATCCGGGGCTCCGCCGACAACCTCACGGTGGCCATCGACGGCGAGACCTATGAGGTGGAGGAGATGTACCCGGCCTACAACGCCGTGGCCGAGCTCCAGGGGGAGAAGGGCGCCGTAAGGAGCACCCACTACGCTCTGGAGGCGGAGAAAATCCACGCCCAGATGTACAAGGGGGCCCAGGAGGCCGCCCAGGCCGGGAAGGATATCCAGCTCAAGACCGTGTAC from Candidatus Bipolaricaulis anaerobius harbors:
- a CDS encoding Fur family transcriptional regulator; the protein is MSRRERTPKQHVILEAIQGRTDHPTAEELYRELNEHGHAISLATVYRNLRALTQEGKVRELHGAGPDRFDPTVSPHYHFRCHRCGRIYDLDLPYRRELDSLNLGLGFKVLGHQLIFLGLCQNCQGEKEEPWQK
- a CDS encoding rubrerythrin family protein — translated: MRKMTEQNLRDAFAGESQAHMRYLIFADVAEREGKPNIARLFRAIAYAEQVHAQNHYRELGMIRGSADNLTVAIDGETYEVEEMYPAYNAVAELQGEKGAVRSTHYALEAEKIHAQMYKGAQEAAQAGKDIQLKTVYICPICGYTAEGEAPARCPVCQAPREKFRAF
- the dps gene encoding DNA protection during starvation protein, translating into MAKVAREMVERAGVDVEQLLELLVNNAAAELTTYYYYTILRANLIGLEGETIKEIAEVARIEDRNHFEALVPRIYELGGELPDDMVQFHNLSACRPAHLPENPRDVKGILTVLVEAERCAVRGYTQICNMTAGKDHRTYDLALSILHEEIEHESWFSEFLGEGPSGHFMRRGETSPFVSKFLK
- a CDS encoding response regulator transcription factor — its product is MKRILVVDDDPWVRKLVRGYLERAGFAVTATASGEEALAEFTAHPPDLVVLDLMLPAMDGLEVARRIRSSSPVPIIMLTARSTEEDRVVGLELGADDYVVKPFSARELEARVRAVFRRAESGPAEPRVAEADGIRLDLERREAWVDGRPVELTALEFDLLAFLVQHPGRAFTRLELLEAVRGSSFASFERAIDSHIKRLRKKIEPVPEAPTRIVTVYGVGYKLAAEGPREPG
- a CDS encoding HAMP domain-containing sensor histidine kinase, giving the protein MSLVRKLSFQTKLVIVLLGVVLLVTTLGLTLVRISVNRAFSDLSQREGRAYDQWVRTLITRYPGHRDDLAGIGRFLEGSPRAPGFLLVSPEGQVVLAQDPSLVGQVLPPAEVARGTPIELPDGSQWTIVPVEESPPPPLHEAFLQTVNRSLWIATGVVAVVALILALLLIRHLTGPLRNLAAAAHRIAAGDLTARVEETGEDELGKLAQSFNAMAESLEEAERSKRQMIADVAHELRTPITVLRAAVEGFEDGVLEPTPENLSALKDKVHLTARLIEDLQQLALADMGRLSLRQEPFPLEPVIADIAAMIGPQLEDGGIQLALDLPPDLPPAAGDRQRIQQVLLNLMANALRHTPAGGEILVTARADGSEIEVSVCDTGPGISPEDAAHLFARFYRGREERAAGTGTGLGLSVAKAIVEAHGGRIWAENRPTGGACFHFTLPRALTP